The following proteins are encoded in a genomic region of Glycine soja cultivar W05 chromosome 17, ASM419377v2, whole genome shotgun sequence:
- the LOC114392537 gene encoding photosynthetic NDH subunit of subcomplex B 3, chloroplastic-like isoform X1, with amino-acid sequence MASMSIFTTISLAADARNPAIYFPRRRQPNTVIFAAASSPESPPEIELEFIGPKPGSDGSYPVERVKAISGEKLLRNIMLDNKIELYATYGKLMNCAGGGSCGTCIVEIIEGKDLLNERTNTELRYLKTRILEAGLSNYCWKQRKLWQGCCSKDSSVEEVVNHGCLERRAPYVPPQFDTV; translated from the exons ATGGCTTCCATGAGTATATTCACCACCATTTCCCTCGCCGCCGACGCCCGGAATCCGGCCATCTATTTTCCCCGGCGGCGGCAGCCCAACACGGTCATTTTCGCCGCCGCCTCATCGCCGGAATCTCCTCCAGAAATAGAGCTCGAGTTCATCggg CCAAAACCGGGAAGTGATGGATCGTACCCGGTGGAGAGAGTGAAAGCAATAAGCGGAGAGAAGCTGTTGAGGAACATCATGTTGGATAACAAGATCGAGCTTTATGCCACCTAT GGGAAGCTGATGAACTGCGCGGGAGGTGGTAGCTGCGGAACATGCATAGTAGAG ATTATTGAAGGAAAGGATCTTTTAAATGAAAGAACAAACACTGAACTCAGATATCTTA AAACCCGAATCTTGGAGGCTGGCTTGTCAAACTATTGTTGGAAACAAAGAAAACTCTGGCAAG GTTGCTGTTCAAAGGATTCCTCAGTGGAAGAAGTAGTAAACCATGGATGCTTAGAAAGAAGAGctccatatgttcctcctcaaTTTGACACAGTTTGA
- the LOC114392537 gene encoding photosynthetic NDH subunit of subcomplex B 3, chloroplastic-like isoform X2, producing the protein MASMSIFTTISLAADARNPAIYFPRRRQPNTVIFAAASSPESPPEIELEFIGPKPGSDGSYPVERVKAISGEKLLRNIMLDNKIELYATYGKLMNCAGGGSCGTCIVEIIEGKDLLNERTNTELRYLSKKPESWRLACQTIVGNKENSGKVAVQRIPQWKK; encoded by the exons ATGGCTTCCATGAGTATATTCACCACCATTTCCCTCGCCGCCGACGCCCGGAATCCGGCCATCTATTTTCCCCGGCGGCGGCAGCCCAACACGGTCATTTTCGCCGCCGCCTCATCGCCGGAATCTCCTCCAGAAATAGAGCTCGAGTTCATCggg CCAAAACCGGGAAGTGATGGATCGTACCCGGTGGAGAGAGTGAAAGCAATAAGCGGAGAGAAGCTGTTGAGGAACATCATGTTGGATAACAAGATCGAGCTTTATGCCACCTAT GGGAAGCTGATGAACTGCGCGGGAGGTGGTAGCTGCGGAACATGCATAGTAGAG ATTATTGAAGGAAAGGATCTTTTAAATGAAAGAACAAACACTGAACTCAGATATCTTAGTAAG AAACCCGAATCTTGGAGGCTGGCTTGTCAAACTATTGTTGGAAACAAAGAAAACTCTGGCAAG GTTGCTGTTCAAAGGATTCCTCAGTGGAAGAAGTAG
- the LOC114392537 gene encoding photosynthetic NDH subunit of subcomplex B 3, chloroplastic-like isoform X3, with the protein MASMSIFTTISLAADARNPAIYFPRRRQPNTVIFAAASSPESPPEIELEFIGPKPGSDGSYPVERVKAISGEKLLRNIMLDNKIELYATYGKLMNCAGGGSCGTCIVEIIEGKDLLNERTNTELRYLSKVAVQRIPQWKK; encoded by the exons ATGGCTTCCATGAGTATATTCACCACCATTTCCCTCGCCGCCGACGCCCGGAATCCGGCCATCTATTTTCCCCGGCGGCGGCAGCCCAACACGGTCATTTTCGCCGCCGCCTCATCGCCGGAATCTCCTCCAGAAATAGAGCTCGAGTTCATCggg CCAAAACCGGGAAGTGATGGATCGTACCCGGTGGAGAGAGTGAAAGCAATAAGCGGAGAGAAGCTGTTGAGGAACATCATGTTGGATAACAAGATCGAGCTTTATGCCACCTAT GGGAAGCTGATGAACTGCGCGGGAGGTGGTAGCTGCGGAACATGCATAGTAGAG ATTATTGAAGGAAAGGATCTTTTAAATGAAAGAACAAACACTGAACTCAGATATCTTAGTAAG GTTGCTGTTCAAAGGATTCCTCAGTGGAAGAAGTAG
- the LOC114393698 gene encoding pentatricopeptide repeat-containing protein At5g11310, mitochondrial, with product MLSRSLRPRHILSSLRSLPFTLNPNPNPNPNPNRTPPIRASTHRPFSSSWLSEPGNPIIQWPSLPPPKPTPNPNPNPNLNPTPDPPSPNPNALSVISNLFADPSLSPGPALHAELDRAGIEPDPALLLAVFDRFGSSPKLLHSLFLWAQTRPAFRPGPKLFDAVVNALAKAREFDAAWKLVLHHAEKDGEEEGEKERLVSVGTFAIMIRRYARAGMSKLAIRTYEFARNNKSIVDSGSEMSLLEILMDSLCKEGSVREASEYFLWKKELDLSWVPSIRVYNIMLNGWFRLRKLKQGERLWAEMKENMRPTVVTYGTLVEGYCRMRRVEKALEMVGDMTKEGIAPNAIVYNPIIDALAEAGRFKEALGMLERFHVLEIGPTDSTYNSLVKGFCKAGDLVGASKILKMMISRGFLPSATTYNYFFRYFSRCRKIEEGMNLYTKLIQSGYTPDRLTYHLLVKMLCEEEKLDLAVQVSKEMRHNGYDMDLATSTMLVHLLCKVRRLEEAFVEFEDMIRRGIVPQYLTFQRMKADLKKQGMTEMAQKLCKLMSSVPYSPNLPNTYGEVREDAYARRKSIIRKAKAFSDMLKDCKDPSELRKHRSSSENTVSSTNSLIEDIERKRNTG from the exons ATGCTCTCTCGCTCTCTCAGACCTCGTCACATACTCTCCTCCCTCCGTTCATTACCCTTTACCCTAAACCCAAacccaaaccctaaccctaaccctaaccgaACCCCTCCAATCCGAGCCTCCACACACCGTCCCTTCTCTTCTTCATGGCTGTCCGAACCTGGAAACCCAATCATCCAATGGCCCTCACTACCCCCACCAAAACCCACTCCGAACCCAAACCCAAACCCAAACCTAAACCCCACACCCGACCCTCCCTCTCCCAACCCAAACGCTCTCTCCGTCATCTCCAACCTCTTCGCCGACCCTTCCCTCTCGCCCGGCCCGGCCCTCCACGCCGAGCTCGACCGGGCTGGGATCGAGCCGGACCCGGCCCTTCTGCTCGCCGTGTTCGATCGCTTCGGCTCGTCGCCCAAGCTGCTGCACTCGCTCTTCCTCTGGGCCCAGACGCGGCCCGCCTTCAGGCCCGGCCCCAAGCTCTTTGACGCCGTAGTCAACGCGCTCGCGAAGGCGAGGGAGTTTGACGCCGCGTGGAAACTTGTTCTCCATCACGCCGAGAAAGACggggaagaagaaggagaaaaagaaaggtTGGTTTCCGTTGGAACCTTCGCTATCATGATTCGGCGCTACGCTCGTGCAG gtATGTCCAAACTTGCAATTAGAACATATGAGTTTGCCAGAAATAACAAGTCAATTGTGGATTCTGGCTCAGAAATGAGTTTATTGGAGATATTGATGGATTCACTTTGTAAAGAAGGGTCTGTGAGGGAAGCTTCAGAGTATTTCCTTTGGAAAAAGGAGTTGGACTTAAGTTGGGTTCCTTCTATTCGGGTTTATAACATAATGTTAAATGGATGGTTTCGATTGCGGAAACTCAAGCAGGGAGAGAGACTTTGGGCAGAGATGAAGGAGAATATGAGACCCACTGTTGTGACATATGGTACCCTTGTGGAAGGATATTGTCGAATGCGCCGTGTCGAAAAGGCACTTGAAATGGTTGGTGATATGACCAAAGAAGGAATTGCACCAAATGCAATTGTGTATAATCCAATAATCGATGCACTGGCCGAAGCTGGAAGATTCAAAGAGGCATTGGGTATGTTGGAACGTTTTCATGTTTTGGAAATAGGCCCTACTGATTCAACATACAATTCTCTGGTAAAGGGGTTTTGTAAGGCAGGAGATCTTGTAGGTGCTAGTAAGATTCTTAAAATGATGATAAGTAGGGGTTTCCTCCCAAGTGCTACCACTTATAACTACTTTTTTAGGTACTTTTCAAGATGTAGAAAAATCGAGGAGGGGATGAACCTGTATACAAAGTTGATTCAATCTGGTTATACCCCAGATCGGTTAACTTACCATCTTCTGGTGAAGATGTTATGTGAAGAGGAGAAGTTGGACTTGGCAGTTCAAGTTAGCAAGGAAATGAGGCATAATGGATATGACATGGACTTGGCTACGAGTACCATGTTAGTTCACTTGCTTTGCAAAGTGCGTAGGTTGGAAGAGGCTTTTGTGGAATTTGAGGACATGATACGGAGGGGTATAGTTCCTCAGTATCTGACTTTCCAGAGAATGAAAGCTGATTTAAAGAAACAAGGTATGACTGAAATGGCTCAAAAACTTTGCAAGTTGATGTCTTCTGTTCCCTATTCTCCGAATTTGCCAAATACTTATGGTGAAGTCAGAGAAGATGCATATGCACGAAGAAAATCTATAATTCGGAAAGCCAAAGCATTTTCTGATATGCTGAAGGACTGTAAGGACCCTAGTGAACTTCGTAAGCATAGAAGTTCATCAGAAAATACTGTCTCAAGCACAAACAGTTTGATAGAGgatattgagagaaaaagaaatacagGATGA